A single region of the Streptomyces sp. NBC_00236 genome encodes:
- the cpt gene encoding chloramphenicol phosphotransferase CPT, whose product MIILNGGSSSGKSGIVRCLQDVLPVPWLAFGCDSFVDAMPARMQTSDEGIVVAADGAVNVGAEFRALEAAWMTGVVGMVRAGARVVIDDVFLGGSASQQRWQRALDGLPVLWVGVRCESAVAAGREVARGDRARGMAVAQADVVHEGVLYDLEVDTTHTESLACARAIAARLG is encoded by the coding sequence ATGATCATTCTCAATGGTGGTTCCAGCTCGGGGAAGTCCGGGATCGTGCGGTGCCTGCAGGATGTACTGCCCGTTCCGTGGCTGGCGTTCGGATGCGACTCGTTCGTCGATGCCATGCCCGCCAGGATGCAGACGTCGGACGAGGGGATCGTGGTCGCGGCGGATGGCGCGGTGAATGTCGGGGCGGAGTTCCGGGCGTTGGAGGCGGCCTGGATGACTGGCGTGGTGGGGATGGTTCGTGCAGGCGCGAGGGTGGTCATCGATGACGTCTTCCTCGGCGGATCCGCGTCCCAGCAGCGTTGGCAGAGGGCGCTGGACGGACTGCCCGTGCTGTGGGTCGGCGTCAGATGCGAGAGCGCGGTCGCGGCAGGGCGTGAGGTCGCACGAGGAGATCGCGCCCGGGGGATGGCTGTGGCACAGGCAGATGTGGTTCACGAAGGGGTGCTCTACGACCTGGAGGTGGACACGACGCATACCGAGTCCCTGGCGTGCGCGCGAGCCATTGCCGCCCGCCTCGGCTGA